From Vigna radiata var. radiata cultivar VC1973A unplaced genomic scaffold, Vradiata_ver6 scaffold_184, whole genome shotgun sequence, the proteins below share one genomic window:
- the LOC106778833 gene encoding gibberellin 20 oxidase 2-like, translated as MDSEGGVVSHLPTNFVWPKEYLVDAQGELQAPVVDLDGFLRGEEEATQCAAKLIREACFNHGFFQVINHGLDSCLIRQAHHQMDTFFKLPIHRKLNLHKTPASIWGYSGAHAHRFSSKLPWKETLSFPYHDNNTSQHVVTNYFKSTIGEDFEQAGVVFQKYCDGMKQLGLKLTELLAISLGVDRLHFRELFSDGCSIMRCNNYPSCQQPNLTLGTGPHCDPTSITILHQDLVGGLDVFADNQWKTVPPRLDALVINIGDTFMALSNGRYKSCVHRAVVNKYKERKSLAFFLCPKEDKVLRAPDEVIEKDGTKQYPDFTWSDLLHFTQNHYRADQATLPNFFNWFLSSKATH; from the exons ATGGATTCAGAAGGTGGTGTGGTGTCCCACTTGCCCACGAATTTCGTTTGGCCAAAGGAATATCTGGTGGATGCCCAAGGCGAGCTCCAAGCACCAGTGGTGGACCTTGATGGGTTTCTGAGAGGGGAGGAAGAGGCCACACAATGTGCTGCAAAGCTCATAAGGGAAGCGTGTTTCAACCATGGCTTTTTCCAAGTCATCAACCATGGCCTTGATTCATGCCTCATTCGTCAAGCACATCATCAAATGGACACTTTCTTTAAGCTCCCAATTCACAGGAAGTTGAATCTTCACAAGACACCAGCTTCCATCTGGGGCTATTCTGGTGCACATGCTCATCGCTTCTCCTCCAAATTGCCATGGAAGGAAACCCTCTCTTTTCCCTACCATGACAACAACACCTCCCAACATGTTGTAACCAACTACTTTAAATCCACCATTGGAGAAGACTTTGAACAAGCTGG AGTGGTATTCCAGAAGTACTGCGATGGTATGAAGCAGTTGGGGTTGAAGCTGACGGAGCTATTGGCCATAAGCTTAGGCGTAGATCGGTTGCATTTCAGGGAGTTGTTCTCAGATGGATGCTCCATCATGAGATGCAACAACTACCCATCTTGCCAACAACCGAACCTTACGTTGGGGACAGGACCACATTGTGATCCAACATCAATAACCATACTTCACCAAGATCTTGTTGGGGGACTTGATGTTTTTGCGGACAACCAGTGGAAGACGGTTCCACCTCGTCTCGATGCCCTTGTAATCAACATTGGAGACACCTTCATG GCGTTATCAAATGGGAGATACAAAAGTTGCGTGCATAGGGCAGTGGTTAACAAGTACAAGGAGAGGAAGTCGTTGGCGTTCTTTCTGTGCCCTAAAGAAGACAAGGTGTTGAGAGCCCCAGATGAAGTTATCGAGAAGGATGGGACGAAGCAATATCCCGATTTTACATGGTCAGATTTGCTTCATTTCACGCAAAACCACTACAGAGCAGACCAAGCTACTCTGCCAAACTTCTTCAACTGGTTCCTATCTTCCAAAGCTACACACTAG
- the LOC106778837 gene encoding uncharacterized protein LOC106778837, with protein MIYPLSPSSYPTVTQRNLSPVPKFKYKHSQKQKQKTFIPSLSLPFQMLLYQTSTTHSLLLLLPHTTNSTITFLKMGCCVSKCRPDTKPSPEQHQNQFNFNLLQDKLPPPPSTLYSSTKISPSPPSPTSSTSSISSFTCTTSNTISSASSLSTASSSLSSKDRSFSNEFLWSCYKDNPHITRINSLREASLSLMPPTKPRPHHRKLINVNPSPPPKPNSVTRRQSPPPQSFSMPQKRVRSNSPTNLGRQKSFRKDTERSITINYASDMHSRTLRSPSPSRRYIGDKCGSANFATDNVVSRRMVNSSKVSFPGVHGLPSTRKESVKAESSGRVLNSVGLRQNETCSFGAGSKVDETLAKDDMDLTLMEDINNPLISLDCFIFL; from the coding sequence ATGATATATCCACTATCACCATCTTCCTATCCAACCGTTACCCAACGGAACCTCTCCCCGGTacccaaattcaaatataaacactctcaaaagcaaaagcaaaagacATTCATTCCTTCACTTTCCCTTCCTTTTCAAATGCTACTATATCAAACTTCAACCACTCactcccttcttcttcttcttcctcatacTACCAATTCTACTATCACCTTTCTCAAAATGGGTTGCTGCGTTAGCAAATGCAGACCCGACACCAAACCCTCCCCAGAACAACATCAAAACCAGTTCAACTTCAACCTCCTTCAAGACAAACTTCCTCCACCACCTTCCACCCTTTACTCCTCCACCAAAATCTCTCCCTCCCCTCCTTCTCCAACCTCTTCCACTTCTTCCATTTCCTCCTTCACATGCACCACTTCCAACACCATCTCCTCAGCCTCCTCCCTCTCCACCGCTTCCTCCTCCTTGAGCTCCAAGGACAGGTCCTTCTCCAACGAATTCCTATGGTCATGCTACAAGGATAACCCTCACATCACTCGCATCAACTCACTCAGGGAAGCCTCTCTCTCCTTGATGCCACCAACTAAACCCAGACCTCATCATAGAAAGCTCATAAACGTAAACCCATCACCACCTCCCAAACCCAACTCGGTTACACGCAGACAGTCTCCACCGCCGCAATCGTTTTCTATGCCCCAGAAAAGGGTTCGCTCAAACTCGCCAACGAATCTGGGCAGGCAGAAGAGTTTCCGGAAGGACACGGAGAGGTCTATTACTATTAACTATGCTTCCGACATGCACAGTAGGACTCTAAGGTCACCCTCTCCCAGCAGAAGATATATCGGAGACAAATGTGGGAGTGCTAATTTTGCAACGGACAACGTTGTTTCGAGGAGAATGGTGAACAGTTCGAAAGTTAGTTTTCCTGGTGTTCATGGTTTGCCTTCAACGAGGAAAGAGAGTGTTAAAGCAGAGAGTTCAGGAAGAGTTCTTAATTCTGTTGGTTTAAGGCAGAATGAGACATGTAGTTTCGGGGCTGGTTCTAAAGTTGATGAAACTCTGGCTAAGGATGACATGGACTTAACTCTGATGGAGGATATTAACAACCCTCTTATCTCCTTGGACTGTTTCATCTTTTTGTAG